In Actinoplanes lobatus, the DNA window GCCGCCGGACGCCGACGATGGTGTGCATGACTGAGAATCGGGTACCGGCCCCGCAGGTGTGGCCGACCGTGAAGGCGAACGACGCACGAGCGCTGATCAGGTTCCTGGTCGAGGCGTTCGGTTTCGAGGAGACCGTGGTCTACGGCGAGGGCGACACGGTCGACCACGCCGAGCTCAGCTGGCCGCCCGGTGGCGGCGTCATGCTCGGTTCGGTGCGCGACGACCCCGCGAACCCGTGGAACGACCTGGCCCCGGGGTCGTTCGGAGGGTACGTGGTGACCGACGACGTGGACGGCCTGTACGCGCGGGCGGCCGCGGCGGGCGCGGAGATCCTGCGGAAGCCGGCCGACACCGACTACGGTTCGCGGGACTTCACGGCTCGTGACCCGGAGGGCAACCTGTGGTCGTTCGGCACGTACCGGGGCGCGCCGAGAAGAGGGTGAGTGGGCAGCTCAGCCCGGCGGGCGCGCCGCCGGGCCCGGCCCGGCAGACGCTCGCGGGTATGGCAACGGCGGTTCGCGTCACCCGTACCGGAGACGGGTTTCAATCGCCGCGGAGAAGGCCCTGACCGATCGCCGTGGCCACCGCGGAGGCCCGGTCCCGGACGCCGAGTTTGGCGTAGGCGTGCAGCAGGTGTGTCTTGACGGTGGCCTCGCTGATGAACAGGCGCTTGGCCGTCTCCCGGTTGGTGCAGCCCCGGGCGATCAGGCCGAGCACCTCCAGTTCGCGCTGGCTGAGCGGCTCCTTGGCGGGTGACCGGAGCTGGCCCATGAGGCGGCCGGCGACGGCCGGGGAGAGAACCGACTCGCCGCGGTGCGCCGCCAGCACGGCCCGGAAGAGCTCCTCGCGCGGGGTGTCCTTGAGCAGGTAGCCGGTGGCGCCCGCCTTGATCGCGGGAAGCACGTCGCTGTCGGTGTCGTAGGTGGTGAGGACCAGGACGCGGGCGGTGCAGCCGCGGGCCTTGAGCTCCCGGATGGTGGTGACGCCGTCCATCACCGGCATGCGCAGATCCATCAGCACGACGTCGGGGGTGACGGCCTCGGTGAGGGCGAGCGCCTCCCGGCCGTCACCGGCCTCGCCGAGGACGGTGAACCGGCCGTCGCCGGTGAACATGCCGCGCAGACCGTCGCGCACCACGGGGTGATCGTCCACAATGACTACCCTGATCATGCTGCTGCTCCGATCGCGATGGCCGGAACGCACGCGGAGATCGCGGTTCCGCCGCCGGGTTCCGACTCGACCTCGAGGGTTCCGGCGATGCGGCCGAGGCGTTCCCGCATCGCGTGCAGGCCGAAGCCGCCGTCCTCGGTGACCTCCCGCGGCGCATCCGGGTCGAAGCCGGCGCCGTCGTCGCGGACGTCCAGGGTGATCATGTCCTCCATGTAGGACAGGGTGAGGCCGACCCGGCCGGCGGCGGCGTGCTTCGCCACGTTGGCCAGGGCCTCCTGGGCGGTTCGCAACAGGGTCGTCTCGATCTCGGGAAGCATCGGCCGGGCCGCCCCGGTGACTGTCAGGTCGGCGCGGACGCCGTGGATGCCGGCCCACGCCCGGACCACCTCGTCGAGCGCCTCGGGCAGCCGGGCGGCGTCCAGGTGCTGCGGCCGCAGCGCCTGGACGGAGCGGCGGGCCTCGGTGAGGCTCTCCCGGGCCAGGCGTTTCGCCGCCACCAGGTGCCGCTCGCGTTCGGCGGGGTGCGACTCGGCCGCCTCCAGTTGGGTGACGATGCCGGTCAGGCCCTGGGCGAGCACATCGTGGATCTCGCCGGCCATCCGCTGCCGCTCGTTGAGGACGCCCGCCTCGTGTGCCTGCACCAGCAGCTGGGCGTGCAGCCCGGCGTTCTCCTTGAGGGCAGCGGCGAGTTTCGCGTTGGCCTCGGCGAGCGCGTCGATCCGGTCCTCGCGGCTCCGCGACCTCCGGTCGGCCCGGATCCCGATCAGGGTCATGGTCTCGGCGATCAGCACGTTGCAGAGCAGGACCGCCAGGTAGATGACGAACCCGTCGCCGCGGGCGAAGGTGACCCATCCGCCGACCTGGGCGAAGGCGTTGACCGCGGCGACCGGCACCACCACGGCCAGCGGCCACATGCCGCGGACCGCGTAGCCGATGAAGAGGTAGCCGGACCAGGTGTAGACGCCGAAGAGCGGGTTGCACCAGGCGAGCCACAGGTTGAGCAGGATCAGGCCGGTGAGGAAGACCGCCATCAGGCCGCTCCGGTGCTGCCAGCCCGGGTGCAGGTCCACCCACCAGGCGATCCAGCAGGCGGTCAGCACGGTGGCGGTCAGGATGGTGGGGAGGTCCGTGCGGGGCACCGGGGTGTCCCAGGCCACCAGCACCAGGAACAGCGAACAGATCAGTGTCCCGTAGGCCAGGAACGGGCGCGTCAGGTCCCGGGTGAGGCCCTCCTCCATCGTCACTCCCAGCGGAAGAACTTCACCGCGGCGGCGCCGCAGATCACCAGATATCCAATGAGTACGGTAATCGAGAGCCATTCCGGTGACTGTCCCGTGAGGGCTCCGTTCATCAGGTCCTGGCCGGCCGCGAACGGGGTGAAGTCACCGATCCGCCGGAGCACCTCGGGCATCAGCGCACGCGGCGCCCACAGCCCGGCGAGGAACATCATCGGGAAGAACAGGAAGGTGCCGATCGCGTTGGCCGTCTTGCCGGTCGGCGCCAGGGCCGCCAGCAGCAGGCCGATGGCGAACGCGCCGGAGCAGTTGAGCAGGATCGCCAGGAGCAGGGTGAGCGGCGACTTCGGGATCGGCACATCGAACGCCAGGTGGGCGACCGTGTAGACGAGGACGGCGGACACCAGCACGGTGGCCAGGTTCATCGCCAGTTGCGCGGCCAGCAGCAGCGTGGGGCGTACCGGGGTGGTGGCGAGCCGGCGCAGAATTCCCCGCTCACGGTAGGTGGCGAGCACCGCGGGCAGGCCCTGCAACCCGATGATGCCGATGGCCAGCCCGAGGGCGGCTCCGGCGTAGACGTCGATCACCCGGAGACCGCCCAGCTCCGGAGGGGTCTCCTGCATGGTCGGCACGTTGCCGAGGATGGTGATCAGCAGGAGCGGGAAGAGCAGGGTGAAGAAGACGTAGAGCGGTTCGCGGAGGGTGAGCCGGAACTCGGACAGGGTCAGCTTGATGAAGACGGACATGGTGTTCACTCCCCGCGGGTGAGGTGGACGAAGGCGTCGTCGAGGGTGGCCTGTTCCAGGGTCAGCTCGGCGGCGACGATGCCGTCGCGGGCGAGCACCGAGATGACGGCGTGCAGCAGGTTCCCGGACCCGATGATCTCGATCCGCGGGCCCTGGTGGCTCAGCTCGCGCACCTCGGGCAGGGCGGTGAGCAGCTCGTCGGCGAACGGCGCGGACGGGCGGAACCGGATCCGCTGCTCGTCGCCGGCCCGGTTGATCAGGCCACCCGGGGTGTCGAGGGCGGCCACCGCGCCCCTGTCGATCACCACGACCCGGTCGCAGAGGCGCTCGGCCTCCTCCATGAAGTGGGTGACCAGCAGCAGGGTGACCCCGCGGTCGCGGATGCCGGAGATCAGCTCCCAGGTGTCCCGGCGGGCCTGCGGGTCGAGGCCGGTGGTCAGCTCGTCCAGGATGGCGACCTCGGGGTTGCCGAGCAGGGCCAGCGCGATGGACAGCCGCTGCTTCTGGCCGCCGGAGAGCTTGCCGAACCGGGTCCTGAGCTTGGCGGTCAGGCCCAGGTCGCCGGCCAGCTCACGCCAGTCCGCCGGGTTCGGGTAGAAGGAGCTGTACAGCTCCAGCGCCTCCCGGACGGTGATCTTGTCCTGGAGTTCGCTCTCCTGGAGCTGCACCCCGATCCGGGCCCGCAGCTCCGGGTCGCCGGCCGGGCGCCCGAGCACCGTGATCCGGCCCGAGTCGGCGGTACGCAGCCCGGCGATGCACTCGACGGTGGTGGTCTTGCCGGCGCCGTTCGGGCCGAGGATCCCGAAGATCTCGCCGGCCTCGACGCTGAACGACACATCCCGGACGGCGACGGTCTCGCCGTACCTCTTCGCCAGGTTCTCGACCTCGATGACTGTCATGCACCCAGCGTCGCGTGACGGGCACCGTGCCCGAATCGAACAGCGGGCGGCCGTCGCCGTCCACCGATCGGTTGATGCCGGTCTACACCGTGGCGTTGCTGCGGCGCAGGCCGGCGTAGACCGAGCCGATCTGCGCGGCCACCCGCTTCCACGAGTACGCCTGGCGGGCGCGGTCCAGGGCGGCGGTCGCGTAGGTGAACCGGCGCACCTTGTCGTTGATCAGCCGGCGCAGCGCCCCGCCCAGCGCCCGCGGGTCCCGGGCCGGCACCAGGTCGCCGGTGAGCCCGTCGACCACCGTCTCGGTCAGGGTGCCCCCCGCGGTCCCGACCACGGGCAGCCCGCAGGCCATCGCCTCCAGGGCCGACCGCTCGTCGCCGGGGGCGGCCACCAGCACGTCCGCCGACCTGTACCAGCTGGGCAGCTCCCGCTGCGGCACCGCGCCGACGAGCCGGAACCGGTCGGCGACCCGGAACTGCTCGGCCATCGACCGCAGCAGGCCGGCGCCCGGGTCGGCGGACAGTTGCTCGGGCGGCGGGCCGCCGACGACCACCACCTCGGCGCCGGGAACGTACCGCATGGCCTGGATGACGTCGCCGAAGCCCTTGCGCTCGACCAGCTTGCCGACCGACAGGATGCGGGACAGCTCCGGGTCACGCGGGGCGGCCGGGCCGTCCGGGGTGAACCGTTCGCTGTCCACACCGGACGGGATCACGGTGAGGCGGGCCCTGGGCACGCCGATGCGCACCAGTTCGCCGACCTCGTCCTGGGTCTCTGCCACCACCCGGTCCACCGCCCGGCCCAGCGCCCGCTCGTAGCCGGACCGGGACGGGCCCTGCGCGGCGCCGTCGAACTCGCCGAGCTCGTGGAAGGACTGCACCACCGGCACACCGATCTGCTTGGCGGCGGTGACCGCGGCCAGGCCGCTGGTCCAGAAGTGGGCGTGCGCGACATCCGGCGACCAGCCGTCGCGCCACTGCTCGCCGAGCACCCGGGCGAACTCGCCCATGTGCGGGAGCAGCTGGTCGGAGGGGATCGGCCGGACCGGGCCGGCCACCACGTTCACCACGTGCACGCCGGCCGGGGTGACGGCCACCTCGGCGGCGTCCGGGTCCACACGGCGGATGTAGACGCGGACCTCATGGCCCAGCTCGGCCAGCGCGGCGGCCAGTTCATCGGCCCGGCCGGCCGGTTCGGAGATCATCGCAATGCGCACGGGGTCTCCTCCAGATGCTGGGGTCGGGTACGCGGAGCCATTGCCCGGGGGCCCGAACGGCGAAACATCGTCCGGCCGTCACCGCAGCGTAAGCCCGGGTCTTCGCCGTTCTCCCCGACATCGGCGAACGTCAGGCGTAGATCATCCGGTGCGCGCCCTCGATCGCGGCCCGGTAGGCGGCCCCGGTCAGGCGCCGGTCACGGGCCAGGGCGGCGTGGGCCGCGTTCGCACCCGGCGCGCCGTGCACCCCGCCGCCCGGGTGCGCCGACGCGCTGCCCAGGAACAGCCGGTCCACCGGGGTGTCCGGGCGGCCCAGGCCGGGCACCGGGCGCAGGAACAGCTGCTGGAAGGCGGCCGCCGTGCCGCCGCCGAGCGCGCCGCCGACCAGGGACGGGTTCTCCCGCTCCAGGTCGGCCGGGCCGAACACGTTGCGGCCCACCACCTCGCGCCGGAAACCGGGCGCGTGCTCCTCGACGACCGCCTCGATCCGCTCCACGTGCCCGGCGATCTCGTCGGCCGTCCAGGACGGCCGGTGCGGCAGATGGGTGTACGCCCACACCGACTCGGTTCCCTCCGGTGACCGGGACGGATCAGCCGTCGTGGTCTGCCCGAGCAGCAGGAACGGGTGCTTCGGCAGTTGGCCGGAGGCGAGCCGGGCGGCGTACCGGGTCAGCCCGTTCAGGTCAGCGCCCAGATGCACCGTGCCGGAGCCGGCGGCCGCCGGGTTCGCCCACGGCATCCTCGTGCGCACCGCCCAGTCGACCTTCACGGTGGCGCCGTCCCAGCGGAAGTGCGCCAGGTCCTCGGTCATCCGCGGCGGCAGCCAGCGCTCGCCGACCAGGTCCAGGAAGAGCGCCGGGGCGGGCACGTCGGCGATCACCGCGCGCCGGGCCCGCCAGTCCCGGCCGTCCGCGGTGCGCACGCCCATCGCGCGGCCGCGGGCCACCAGAACGCGGGTGACCGGGGACCCGTAGCTTATTTCGCCGGGAAAACGCCGGATCAGGGCCGACGTGATCTCCTGCGCGCCGCCGACCGGAACCGGCCAGCCGACCTGCTGCGCCAGCATGGCCAGCAGCCAGCCGTAGACGCCGCCGCCGGCCTCCTCCGGCGACAGGTCGGTGTGCAGGGCGCAGCCGGCCAGCGCCAGGGCCGCGCCCTCGCCCTCGAACAGCTCGGAGGCCAGCTCGCGCACCGACAGGACCAGCCGGCGGGCCAGCCGCAGGGAGCCGCCCACCCGCAGCTGCCGGACCAGGCCGAGGCCGTGCCGGACCGGCGGGAACGGGCTGAACAGCGTGTCCAGCATCCGGTCCGAGACACCCCGCCATTCTCGGTACGCGGTACGCCAGCGCTCCCCGTCACCGGGCGCGAACGCCTCCATCGACGCCATCGTCCGGTCCAGTTCCCGGCTCACCGTGGCGGCCCGGCCGTCCGGCAGCAGATGGGTGAACACGTCCGGCGCGTGCGTCCAGCGCAGGTCCAGGTTCAGCCCCTTCATCACCGGGGACGCGTAGCCCAGCGGATAGAAGGAGCTGAACAGGTCGGACAGGTAGCCGGGGGCGGTCACGTACCCGGAACGGACCGCGCCGCCCGGATGCGGGGTGGCCTCCAGGACGCGTACCGACCAGCCGGCGTCGGCGAGCAGGTTGGCGGCGACCAGCCCGTTGTGCCCGGCCCCGATGACGATGGCGTCCACGGTGTCCACGTGCCGACGCTACCCGCTGAGGTTTGCGGCAAACCGGCTGCGGGTATAGCCGGGCGCCGTCTGCGCTTTTGAATCCCGGGTGGGGGAACAGTCGTGGCCGTGGGGGCGGTGCCGGCGAAGATCCGGCATTTGAGCTGGCGAACCTGGCGTGGCGTCCTGTGGCGCAGCATCACGGGCTTCATCGACGACGACTGCACCGACTACGCGGCGGCCCTCACCTTCCAGGCCGTCACCGCGCTGCTCCCCTCCCTCGTCGTGATCGTGGCGCTGATCAACCTGGTCACCGACGGGGCCACCGCCGTACCGGCGCTCATCGGCATCCTGCGTGACATCGGGCTCGGCTCGGTCGTCGCCAACGACAGCCTGCTCGCCGTGGTCGACGCGCTGCTGGTCCGGCAGACCCCGGCGAAGGTGCTGCTCGGCTTCGGCCTGGCGCTGGCGATCTGGTCCGCCGGCGGGTACGTCGCCATCTTCACCCGCGCCTCCAACCGCATCTACAGCGTCCGTGAGGGCCGCCGCTGGTGGAGCCTGCACCTGCTCCAGCTCCTGCTGGCGGCGGTGGCGCTGGTGCTGCTCGCGGTGGCCGGCACCGGGATGGTGATCAGCGGCCCGCTGGTCGACGCGGTCGGCGACGCCCTCGGCGCCGACGAGACCGTCCGCCGGGTCTGGTCGGTGGGCCGCTGGCCGATGCTCGTGGGGATCGCGGTCATGCTGTTGTCGCTGCTGTTCTGGATCGCCCCGAACGTCCGGCAGCCCCGGTTCCGCTGGCTCACCCTCGGCGGTGTGGCGGCCCTCGCGGTGTGGATCGCCACGTCGTTCGGCTTCGGGCTGTACGTCGCCAACTTCGGCTCCTACAACCGCACCTACGGCAGCCTCGGCGCGGTGATGGCGTTCCTCATCTGGGTCTACCTGTCCAACCTGGCCCTGCTGCTCGGCGTCGAGGTCAACGCCGAGGTGCAGCGCGGGCGGCTGCGCCAGGCCGGCGACCGGGATCCGGAAACCCCGCTGGCTCCGCGTTTAGCCCCGAACACCCCGGGCACCCCCTGAATCATGGAACGGGGAAACACGAAGCACGGTGCCCTCCTCGACGAGAGGATGGCCCAGGAGACCCGGGGCAACGTCCGGGGGACGGCCGGAGGGCGTGCGGAGGAATGGCTGACACCCGAGCCGGCCGGTGAGGATCAGCCGGAGGTGACGTTCGCGCCCGGCGGTTACGGCCGTGGCGTCCCCGCGGGGGTCGGCAGCGTCAAGGGTGAGGCGTTCAGCCGGTTCGGCAGCTACCTCGGCCTGTCCGCATTCCCCGGGAACCGGACCGCGCTGGAGCGTTCGGCGCGCACGCTCCATGCCCCGGACGACGTGATGCGACTGCTGGCGGCGCTGCCCGACGGGGAGACCTTCGAGAACGCCGCACAGGCTTGGGAAACTAGCGAAGGGAGAAACGCGTGAGCATCGTCACCGAGTTCGTGGATGTCAGCGTCCCGGTTCGTAGCGCCTACAACCAATGGACCCAGTTCGAGGAATTCCCCCGGTTCATGGAGGGGGTCACGGAGATCCGTCAGCTCGACGACACCCACACCCACTGGAAGACCGAGATCGCCGGAATCCGGCGCGAGTTCGACGCCGAGATCACCGAGCAACTGCCGGACGAGCGTGTCGCCTGGCACGCCACCGACGGCGAGAAGCAGGCCGGTGTGGTCACCTTCCACCGGATCGACGACACCCACACCCGGGTCACCGTTCAGATGGACTTCGACCCGCAGGGCCTCCTCGAGACCGCCGGTGACAAGCTCGGCATGATCGACCGCAAGGTCAAGGGCGATCTGCACCGCTTCAAGGATTTCATCGAGAGCCGCGGCGGCATCGAGACCGGCGCGTGGCGCGGCCAGGTCGACCGGCCCGGCATGTGACCTTCCATCATCTCGGGACGGCCGCCTCCGGGCGGCCGTTTCCGGGCCTCATTCAAAACCCTTTCCGGTACGGCGTGAGCTCGGCGTCCCGTCCCGGCGCACCACGAGTGCGCCCAGGTCACCGGCCGCCCGGATCGCGTAACGGTCCCGGGACCGGCGGAATCCCGGCTCCCGCAGCACGGTTCCGGCCGGGGTGCCGTCGTTCGCGGTCCACGGTGTCCGCACCGAGCCGGCGCCCTCGTCGAACCGCACCCGGAACGGCGCGCCACCACCGGCCGACAGCATCGCCGTCCCCGAACCGCCGGCCAGCACGACCGGGACGGTGCCGACCGGCTCCGGCAGCCACAACTCGGTCAGCCCGGCGGAACCCAGGTAGACCCGCTCCACCCGGCCGCCCCGCAGGTTCAGATGCTGCTCGCCGGCGCCCCCGGGCAGGCGGATGTCCCATCGGACGTCCCGGTTCAGCACGATCCGCACCTCGTCCAGGCCGTCCCGGCCGGTGTTCTCCAGCGTCACCGCCACCCGGCCGCCAGTCCGGACGACCCTCGGGGCGACACCGGAGTCCGGGGCGGCGCTGATCCGGTAGAGGAGACCCGGGAGATCGGCGAAGCGCACCCGTACCCGGCTTGCCGCATCACCCAGAGTGAGAAGCGCTACCGTGCGCTGATGCAGCGGCCCGACCTCCACCCAGGCTTCGCCCGGCCGTGGCACCGTCCGCTGAACGGGTGCGGGCGCCGGGGCGGGCACCTCGCGAAGGGCGATCAGACCCCCCGCGACCAGCGCGGTCAGGCTGGCGACCACGACGATTGAGCGACGAAGACGCAAGACGGTGAGCACCATCGGACAACGCATAATCGGCCGAACGGGTGACGGCGATGCGTCCATTTCGCGCCAGACTGTCCGAGTGCGATCTCCCGGATTCCTCTCCGAACGTCAGCGCCGTTTCGCTTGGCTGGGTTTTCTGCTAGCCGCCTTCCAGGCGCCACTGGCCGCGAAGCTGATCGATGACGCCTCGTGGTTCTTCGCCGTCGTCGTGGCCGCGCTCGTGGCCACCGTGATCATCGCCGACGACGCCCAGCGCCGCCGCCCCGAGCCGGCAAACTACTCGGAGTAATCGGGGCGGGCGGTTCGCCGCCGCTCCTTCAGCTCCGCCTCGTAGAGGTGCCGCCGCCCACCGGCGAACCGCTCCCGGGCCTGGCGTTCCACCTCACGGAACTCGGCGTAGTACCCGTCGTCGAACTCCTCGACGATCTGGAACGTCCAGTGCCCCGGGACGACGTTGCGGCCGATCAGCTCCCGCTGGATCCGCTCCGCCGTTTCGGTGTGCCCCGCCTGCATGAACAGCGAGACCGCCGCGTCCAGCGCGAAGTCCGCCGTACCGGTCAGCTGATGCGCCGAGTACAGGTGGCCGCGCACCCGCTCCACCGTCTCCAGCGCCTCGCTGAGCTTCCCGAGCGCCTCCACGGTCAGGTCGTCGAGACCTTCCGGCCGCCGATGCCGTTCGTCCGGGCCGTCGCCCCCGATTCGCGTCCCCACCGCTACACCTCCCGAGATCCTGGCAAGTTCCCCACGGATTCGACTTCAACCAGCCTGCAACTCGCAGCGAACCGTCGGTCACCCTGGGCTACCTAACGTTTCTCCACATGAATGGCCTGTTCAGCAACGCCGCCGCCCGCGCTGCTCAGCGCACCGCCCTCGCCTCGCTCGCCGACCTCACCGCGTCGGTCGGGGTCAGCGGTCTCGCCGCGGCCCAGGGGAGCCCCGGCCTGATGTCCGTGATCGACCAGCACGCCGCCGGAGTGCGGGACAGCCTCGACGCGGACAACCGCCCGCTCACCGCGATCCTGCTCGCCGCCTACGCCGAGGGTGTTCGCGACGCCGCCTACCTGCACGGCTGGGTCGCCCCTGAGGGCGCCATCGACTGGGCCGAGAACGACTGGGTCCTGCGCCGCCTCCTCGCGGTCTGCACGCTGGCGCGGACCCTCCCCACCACACGCTGACCCGATCGGACGGCTTGACGCCGTACGGGTCACCGGGTCGGGCCTGTCCCATCCCGTGATCGACACCCGACCCTGAGGGCCGGCACCGGAATCCCGGTGCCGGCCCTCCGTCGTTCCCGCCCCTCCGCCCCACACGCCCGAGCGGCCGGCCCCAGCCACACGCGACCCGCGGCTGATGCCGGCACGATCAGCTCGTGCTTGTCCCGCCTGGCCGCGTCTGCATGGTGGGATCGTCATCACCGGTGGGGGCCGGGCCCCGCGCGGGGGTAGCCTCCGGCTTCCTCGGGGAAGGGGGCCCGGCCGCCGTCGCCGGGAGCGGCACCACCTGGGTCCGCTCCTCACCCCCGTCGTCGACGATCTGTAGGCCGGCCTCGGTACCCGGGCTTCGGATCACCATCACCTCGTCCGCGGAGGGACCGGCGGTCAGGACCGTGGTGGGACCGGCGGTCAGGACCGTGGTGGGCTCGTCGCCATGCAGGTCGGTCGTACGTTCGCCGGAATACAGGTCTGTCGTGCGCTCGCCGCCATGCAGGTCTGTCGTGCGTTCGCCGGAATACAGGTCGGTGGTGCGCTCTTCGGGGTGCAGGTCGGTGGTGCGCTCTTCGGGGTGCAGGTCGGTGGTGCGCTCTTCGGGGTGCAGGTCGGTGGTGCGCTCTTCGGGGTGCAGGTCGGTGGTGCGCTCTTCGGGGTGCAGGTCGGTGGTGCGTTCGTCGTCGCCGGGGCCGGCCGGTGAAGCGATGATCATTTGCGTCTCGTCACCGTCCTGCTCGCGGATCCGCCGCTCCTCCTCGGCCCACCGGGCTTCCCACGCCAGTTCCTCGGCGTCGTCCGGAAAATCCCGCGCCGCGGCGCGAGGCGAGGCCTCGGTGGAGGGAACCGCGGGAGAGGAAGAGGCCGGGGACTCGGGCGCCGACGGCGCGGCCGGATACGCCGAAGGCTCTCCCCCGCCGGCCGCATACGCCGGAGGCTCTCCCCCGCTGGACGGGGGCGCCGGAGGCTCTCCCCCGCTGGACGGGGGCGCCGGAGGCTCTCCCCCGCTGGAGGGGGGTGTCGGAGGCTCTCCCCCGCTGGACGAGGGCGTCGGAGGTTCTCCCTCGCCGGAGGAGGACGACGGTTCGGCGGAGGGTTTCTCGGCGGTCTGGCGGGCGCGTTCCTCGGCGTAGGCGCGGGCCTGTTCCCGGATGGCCGCCGACTCCGCCGCCGCCCGGTCGAGCCAGCCCTCCCACCGCTGCTGCATCGGCCGGATCAGGCCGCCGCCGACGCCCACGATGATCACGCCGGCGACCGTGGCGAGGATGGTGACCAGCAGTGGGCGGGTGACCGAGGTGGCGATGCCGACCTGGTCGAGGCCGGCGATCACGCCCAGCGTGACGATCACCGCGGCGACCGCCTTGGCCAGCACCCGGGCGTAGCCGAGCCCGCCGAGCACGGCCAGGATCAGGTCGTGGGCGGCTCCGGCGATCGCGGCGGTGACCACCACGATGACGATCCCGACGA includes these proteins:
- a CDS encoding mechanosensitive ion channel family protein: MAGDGLSRGLSEMWRSVVLYLPSILVFLVILVLGYLLARLARTVTAKTLRRAGFDRAVQRGPAGRLLRPGAPSATDVCARLAFFVVLLFALQLAFGVFGPNPASDLINALLGWLPQVFVGIVIVVVTAAIAGAAHDLILAVLGGLGYARVLAKAVAAVIVTLGVIAGLDQVGIATSVTRPLLVTILATVAGVIIVGVGGGLIRPMQQRWEGWLDRAAAESAAIREQARAYAEERARQTAEKPSAEPSSSSGEGEPPTPSSSGGEPPTPPSSGGEPPAPPSSGGEPPAPPSSGGEPPAYAAGGGEPSAYPAAPSAPESPASSSPAVPSTEASPRAAARDFPDDAEELAWEARWAEEERRIREQDGDETQMIIASPAGPGDDERTTDLHPEERTTDLHPEERTTDLHPEERTTDLHPEERTTDLHPEERTTDLYSGERTTDLHGGERTTDLYSGERTTDLHGDEPTTVLTAGPTTVLTAGPSADEVMVIRSPGTEAGLQIVDDGGEERTQVVPLPATAAGPPSPRKPEATPARGPAPTGDDDPTMQTRPGGTSTS